One window of Anaerolineae bacterium genomic DNA carries:
- the dnaB gene encoding replicative DNA helicase — protein sequence MADTRFQSEKNPSLYKIPPQNLEAEESILSAILIDNNAFLDVVEILSPEDFYRLAHGKIFSAMLDLFSKSEPIDLVTLANILKEQDCLEKIGGATYLARLVDTVPVAVNARHYARIIHDKASLRRLIEKTNEIAKKCFEDRGDVDELIDFAERAIFEISENKNKQAFYPIGKIISKNIDTLEEREGNKSLLTGIATGFTRLDSLTSGLQKSDLIILAARPSMGKTSLALNIARNAAVNANVPVAIFSLEMSKEQLSMRLLCSEARIDSHRIKSGFFSRDDWNRLTDAAGVLSEAPIYIDDSPDISATSIRAKARRLKMDKGLGLVVVDYLQLMRGRASNERRDLEISEISRSLKALAKEVDVPVLALSQLNRKLEERSDKRPQLSDLRESGALEQDADVVAFIYRDEVYNKDENNPNKGKAEIILSKQRNGPIGWASLTFLTSYTRFENPASENDCDMMDS from the coding sequence ATGGCCGATACACGCTTTCAAAGCGAAAAAAATCCTTCCCTTTATAAAATTCCCCCTCAGAATCTTGAGGCGGAAGAATCGATACTCAGCGCAATCCTGATAGACAACAACGCATTTCTTGATGTTGTTGAGATTCTTTCTCCTGAAGATTTCTACAGGTTGGCTCATGGCAAGATCTTTTCAGCAATGCTTGACCTTTTTTCAAAGAGCGAACCTATTGATCTTGTGACACTTGCCAATATTCTCAAAGAGCAGGATTGTCTGGAAAAAATCGGAGGGGCTACATATCTTGCCAGGCTGGTGGACACTGTTCCGGTTGCTGTAAATGCGCGACATTATGCCAGGATAATCCACGACAAGGCATCGCTGAGGCGTCTTATTGAAAAGACAAATGAGATCGCCAAAAAGTGCTTTGAAGACCGTGGCGATGTTGACGAACTAATAGACTTTGCTGAAAGAGCCATTTTTGAAATATCGGAAAATAAGAATAAACAGGCATTTTATCCGATAGGCAAAATTATCAGCAAAAACATCGACACCCTTGAAGAGCGCGAGGGGAACAAGAGTTTACTGACCGGTATTGCGACAGGTTTTACACGTCTTGACAGCCTGACATCGGGTTTGCAGAAATCGGACCTTATAATTCTTGCCGCGCGTCCAAGCATGGGGAAAACCTCTTTAGCGCTGAATATTGCGAGGAATGCAGCGGTAAATGCCAATGTTCCTGTTGCGATATTTTCACTTGAGATGTCTAAGGAACAGCTTTCGATGCGTTTGCTCTGTTCTGAGGCAAGGATTGATTCGCACCGTATAAAGAGCGGTTTTTTCAGCAGGGATGATTGGAACAGGTTGACAGATGCTGCCGGTGTTCTGTCTGAAGCGCCGATTTATATAGACGATTCACCCGACATTTCAGCTACTTCGATAAGAGCCAAGGCGCGCAGATTAAAGATGGACAAAGGGCTTGGTTTAGTCGTTGTAGATTACCTGCAGCTCATGAGAGGTAGAGCTTCAAATGAGCGCAGGGACCTTGAAATTTCAGAGATATCAAGATCATTAAAGGCGCTGGCAAAGGAGGTTGACGTGCCTGTGCTGGCTCTTTCCCAGCTCAACAGAAAGCTGGAGGAACGAAGCGATAAACGGCCGCAGCTTTCTGATTTAAGGGAGTCAGGGGCACTTGAACAGGATGCGGACGTTGTCGCATTTATTTATAGAGACGAAGTGTATAACAAGGATGAAAATAATCCTAACAAGGGTAAGGCGGAAATAATCCTTTCCAAGCAGAGGAACGGACCTATCGGGTGGGCGTCTCTAACCTTTTTAACCTCTTATACCCGGTTTGAAAATCCAGCGTCAGAAAATGATTGTGATATGATGGATTCATGA
- the rplI gene encoding 50S ribosomal protein L9: protein MKLILKETIESLGIIGSEVTVADGYARNYLLPQKKAVSATSQNRKMMEKEKAKFELQIAKEKGFAEEMSKQLENVVCKITAKVSEDDRLYGSVSSGDIINALANQNIIVEKRMILLKEPIKNIGTYKIPVRVYKGVKPEITVEITAEPQK from the coding sequence ATGAAGTTAATTTTAAAGGAAACAATAGAGTCATTAGGAATAATCGGCAGCGAGGTAACAGTGGCGGACGGTTATGCCAGAAACTATCTTTTGCCGCAGAAAAAGGCTGTGTCGGCGACTTCTCAAAACCGTAAGATGATGGAGAAGGAAAAGGCTAAATTTGAATTGCAGATTGCCAAGGAAAAGGGGTTTGCCGAAGAGATGTCCAAACAGCTTGAAAATGTTGTATGTAAGATAACCGCAAAGGTTAGCGAAGATGATCGTCTGTACGGTTCTGTTTCTTCGGGCGATATTATTAATGCCCTTGCGAACCAGAATATTATAGTTGAAAAAAGGATGATATTGCTCAAAGAGCCTATTAAAAATATAGGCACATACAAAATACCTGTCCGTGTTTACAAAGGGGTTAAGCCTGAGATAACGGTTGAAATAACGGCTGAACCGCAAAAGTGA